One Lysinibacillus fusiformis genomic window carries:
- a CDS encoding cobyrinate a,c-diamide synthase — translation MQTNRFVLAGTGSGVGKTTFTIGLMKALQEQGKIVQGFKCGPDYIDPSYHTAVTGRVSRNIDSWMFSHDAVRDIVARASMNADVSIIEGVMGFYDGKSPLADVGSAADVSVITESPVILIVNCASMARSVAAVVKGFQMLSDKPNIVGVIANQVGSVGHYEIAKAAIEQECGIPVIGYLKREADIDIPSRHLGLIPAIERGELDSFFDKLGALMAETVDLEQLLELTKAPVLEETGDLFAQQEDQQLHIAVAKDAAFNFYYEENLALLRAKGATLQFFSPLANEPVPIDADGLYIGGGFPEEFANTLAGNTVSKKSICEAVNKGLPTLAECGGFMYLTEAITNSNGQRYDMLGIIPGEVAMQTKLAALGYREISGTQANFLIGEDEEAKGHEFHYSKYSGVHETPAYETKGRFGKKQEGYQAGNLVAGYTHFHFVSNPKLVDNWLAACKKVKNLD, via the coding sequence ATGCAAACAAATCGTTTTGTACTTGCAGGAACTGGTAGTGGTGTTGGAAAAACGACGTTTACCATTGGGCTGATGAAAGCGTTGCAGGAACAAGGTAAAATCGTACAAGGCTTTAAATGCGGTCCTGATTATATAGACCCTAGCTACCATACAGCTGTGACTGGCCGTGTATCGCGTAATATCGATAGTTGGATGTTTTCGCATGATGCTGTGCGTGATATTGTCGCACGTGCAAGTATGAATGCAGATGTTTCGATTATCGAGGGTGTTATGGGTTTTTATGATGGTAAAAGCCCCTTAGCTGATGTGGGATCTGCTGCGGATGTTAGTGTCATTACAGAAAGCCCGGTCATTTTAATCGTCAATTGCGCAAGTATGGCACGAAGTGTGGCAGCAGTTGTAAAGGGTTTCCAAATGCTGTCTGACAAACCAAACATTGTTGGTGTCATTGCCAATCAAGTAGGAAGTGTCGGTCACTATGAGATTGCCAAAGCAGCCATTGAACAGGAGTGTGGTATTCCTGTCATTGGTTATTTAAAACGTGAAGCAGATATTGATATTCCAAGTCGTCATTTAGGGTTAATTCCTGCGATAGAACGTGGTGAACTCGATTCGTTTTTTGACAAACTAGGTGCTTTAATGGCTGAAACGGTCGATTTAGAGCAATTGCTTGAATTAACAAAGGCACCTGTTCTAGAGGAAACAGGTGATTTATTTGCCCAGCAGGAAGATCAGCAACTTCATATTGCTGTGGCAAAGGATGCTGCATTCAACTTCTATTACGAAGAGAATTTGGCACTCCTGCGAGCAAAAGGGGCTACACTACAGTTTTTCTCACCTTTAGCGAATGAGCCTGTACCGATTGACGCAGACGGTCTATATATTGGTGGGGGCTTCCCAGAGGAATTTGCCAATACACTTGCAGGCAACACAGTGTCAAAGAAATCTATCTGTGAGGCCGTTAACAAGGGGTTACCAACTTTAGCTGAATGCGGTGGTTTTATGTATTTGACAGAAGCCATTACGAATAGCAATGGTCAACGCTATGACATGCTTGGTATTATTCCAGGTGAAGTAGCGATGCAAACAAAGCTTGCTGCACTTGGCTATCGTGAAATTTCTGGTACGCAAGCAAACTTTTTAATCGGTGAAGATGAAGAGGCGAAGGGACATGAATTCCACTATTCAAAGTATAGTGGTGTACATGAAACGCCAGCCTACGAAACAAAAGGACGCTTTGGCAAAAAACAAGAGGGTTATCAGGCGGGCAATTTAGTTGCTGGCTATACGCATTTTCATTTTGTATCCAATCCAAAGCTTGTCGATAACTGGTTGGCAGCTTGTAAGAAGGTGAAAAATCTTGACTAA
- a CDS encoding cobalt-precorrin 5A hydrolase has protein sequence MIELQEGVLPEVDQRNAYAVVAITKHGVQIGRRLQQTFAASDLYYMSKFEQGDEAEKHIQLFTGTVRLLLPTLFKQYKGLILIISLGAVVRMIAPILQDKKTDPGVVVIDDRGENVISVLSGHLGGANELTHEVAAALGANPIITTASDVQKTIPVDLFGARFGWVWDSADKLTPVSASVVNEEHVAIVQETGERDWWMRDTPMPEQIKLYPSTQAAMEAKPHATLLITDRIIEAAEEVLLENGVIYRPKSVVLGMGCNRGTSLEEIEQVIDETLAELKLSKKSVKALCTIDLKKDEQCFLTVTKKYDWEFITYTPAELNEIDFPSPSETVYKYTGAYGVSEPAAMRYAQVKSLVLSKKKSGNATISVATLTF, from the coding sequence GTGATTGAATTGCAAGAGGGCGTTTTGCCAGAAGTTGATCAACGTAACGCTTATGCAGTTGTGGCTATTACAAAGCATGGCGTACAAATTGGACGTAGACTGCAACAAACATTTGCGGCGAGTGATTTATATTATATGAGTAAATTTGAGCAAGGCGACGAAGCGGAAAAACATATTCAGCTTTTTACTGGCACAGTGCGCCTGTTATTGCCTACACTATTTAAGCAATATAAAGGCTTAATTTTAATCATTTCACTCGGTGCGGTTGTGCGTATGATTGCGCCAATTTTACAGGATAAGAAGACAGACCCTGGTGTGGTGGTCATTGATGACCGTGGGGAAAATGTGATAAGTGTACTATCAGGTCATTTAGGTGGTGCCAATGAGCTTACACATGAAGTCGCTGCTGCGCTTGGTGCAAACCCAATAATAACCACGGCTTCGGATGTGCAAAAAACAATTCCAGTTGATTTATTTGGCGCCCGCTTTGGTTGGGTATGGGATAGTGCAGACAAGCTTACGCCTGTAAGTGCCTCTGTTGTCAACGAGGAACATGTCGCGATTGTGCAAGAAACGGGTGAACGTGATTGGTGGATGCGTGATACACCGATGCCGGAGCAAATCAAACTATATCCATCGACGCAAGCTGCGATGGAGGCGAAACCCCATGCAACATTATTGATTACGGACCGAATCATTGAGGCAGCGGAAGAAGTACTTCTTGAGAATGGTGTGATCTATCGTCCGAAATCGGTTGTGCTTGGGATGGGCTGTAATCGTGGTACGTCACTTGAAGAAATCGAACAAGTCATTGATGAGACACTTGCTGAATTAAAATTATCGAAAAAAAGTGTCAAAGCGCTGTGTACGATTGATTTGAAAAAAGACGAGCAGTGCTTCCTTACTGTGACCAAGAAATATGATTGGGAGTTCATAACGTATACACCAGCAGAGTTAAATGAAATTGATTTCCCGTCACCGTCTGAAACAGTCTATAAATATACTGGCGCATATGGTGTTAGTGAGCCGGCTGCTATGCGCTATGCACAAGTGAAGTCGCTTGTACTGTCAAAGAAGAAATCAGGGAATGCAACGATTTCTGTAGCAACATTAACATTTTAA